In the Candidatus Zixiibacteriota bacterium genome, CCGGGGCTTTTCGGGGGGAAGCTGCTCGGAGTCGTGAGCCCCGCCGTCGAAGGACACACCCCCGCCGGAATACCGTTCGGCGCCGCCTCGGGTTTGATCTACGAGAGCAGCCCGCTTTGGATACAGAACGCCGCTGCGGTGCCGTACGAAGTTTCCCGGATCAAAGACTTCGACGCGAAATACTACGTGACGATGCGTCTGGCCCTGGAGCACGACGTCTCGTTCTTAGGCACTCCCAATCCGAGTACGATTTTGAAACTCGTCGAGACCGCCGATCGGCACAAAGACGAGCTCATCAAGGACATCCATGACGGAAGCATCGGTGCCCGGTGGGACGTTCCGGCGAGCATTCGCGGCGAGCTCCTGCGCCGGTTGACGAAAAACCCCGCGCGCGCCAGCTGGCTGGAAAAGCTGGCCGGGTCGGACGGGAGACTGCGCCCGAGCGCGTATTGGCCCGGCCTCCAGCTTATCGGCTGCTGGAAGGGGGGCAGCGTGGCGGTGCGCCTGCACGAACTCGAACGCTGGTTCGACAAGACGACCGCGATCCGCGATCTCGGCTACATGGCCAGCGAGGCGCAGATGAGCCTGCCGGTCTCCGATTCGGGTTCGGCGGGCATTCTGGCGATCGACAAGAACTTCTATGAGTTTATCCCGGAGTCGGAAATCGACGCAGCCAGGCCGGTGACGCTCGACTGCTCGGAACTCGAGGAGGGGCAGGTTTACTACGTCGTGCTCACCACCGCCGGCGGCCTGTATCGCTACGATATCAACGACCTGGTTCGGGTCGCGGGATTTTACAATCGCACGCCGCTGATCGAATTCGTCCGCAAGGGTCGGGACGTGACCAGCATCACGGGTGAAAAGCTGCACGTGAACCAGGTCATCGAAGCGATGGCGCAGGCGCAGAGCGCGGCCGGGATCGCCGTGCGCCACTTCCGTGCCTGGGCCGACGTCGAAAGATCCCGCTATGCTTTCTGCGTGGAGCCGGTCGGCGCCGCGCCGGACACGGAACGCCTGAGCCAGCTCCTCGACGCGCTCGACGCCGCCTTGCAGCTCGCCAATATCGAGTACCGGGAAAAACGGGCATCGCGGCGGCTCGGGGAGCCGGTCCTTTGCCTGATGAAAGCGGGTTGGTTCGAGCGCAGGTCTGAAGCGGCCCTTCACCGCGGCGCCCGCGACGTGCAGTTCAAGGCTCCGCTGCTGAGTACCGCGGCGGAAGATCCCGCGGAAATAGAACGGATAGTAGGACGCGCCGGGAACGCAGGGAACGAGGCGGGACGCGGAACCGAGCCCGCTGATCCCGGCGCGGGCGACCGGAAACTGACTCATCCGCGATGACACGGCGATGCATGGAAGAGGCGAGCGGTCTCATGTCAACGTGGAGGCCAGGTACGGCGGCGCGGGCGGCGTGATCATCGATGTCCCCGGAACCGGCCGGCCCGGCCCGGCATCCGCGCCGACCGCGTTCCGGGTCATGCTTTCGCGCGCGGCCGTTCGCGTGCCCGGGTTTTGCGCCCGAGGGCTCCGAGGCGGGTAAGGATGGCGCGGATCTCGGAGCGCCCGACCTCGGACAAGGGGGCCTGAGGAGGCAGGGGCGGCCCGACGTCGTAGCCCTGCAGCTCCAGGCCTCCCTTGACGCAGGCGGCCAGGTTGTACCTGGCGAAGACCTGGTTGATCTGCCAGAGCTTTCGCTGGAGGAGCATCGCTTCCCGCCACCGCTGGGCGCGGCAGAGCTCGTAGAGGCGTACGCTTTGTCGCGGCACCAGGCAGGCGGGACCCGCCATCCAGCCGACGCCGCCGATCAGCATGACGCATGCCGGTATGTGGGCCGATGCGCTGAAAACGCGCATCCGGTCGCCGACGGCGTTGATGATGCTCAGGACGCGGCCGGTATCCGAAGAGGCGTCCTTGAGGTAGCGGATGTTCTCCACGTGGGCGAGACGCTCGATCGCCGCGAGGCTCAGATCGCTCCGCTGGAAGTGCGGGTTCGTGTAGAGCACGATCGGCAGGCGGGTGCTGCTCGCCACCGCCGTGAAGTAAGCGACGACTCCGTCCTCCGGCACCGGAAAATAGGCCTCGAGAATCGCGAGGATTCCGTCGGCTCCGAGAGCCGCGTAGGCTTTCGTTTGCTCCACGGCATCGGCGATCGTGGTTGCCGCGACGCCGGCTACCACCGGCACCCGCCCGCGGGCTTCGTTCACGACGACCTCCACGATTCGCCGGCGCTGATCGCGGTCGAGGTAGGCGAACTCCCCGGTCGATCCGAGCGCCGTGAGACCGTGCACTCCCTTGTCGATCAGATCGTTGACCAGACGCGCAAGCACTCCGTCCTTGATCCGTCCTTGCCCGTCAACGGGAGAGACCAGATAAGGAAAGACGCCGCTGAATTCCTCGTGCGCCATCGGGGTCGGATCGACTCGCCGGTTTGCGCGGCGACGCCGTTTCCGCGGATTCTACAAGCGGTCTTGCCGCATGACAACCTGGAAAAACGGTTTCCGGTTCCCGTTCCGGGGTTTCCCGTTGAAGGTCCGCGGCCGGATCGTGCTGCGGCCCTGTCGGCCGGAGAGCGCAGGCTGCGCGCAAAGTTCGCCGCGCGAGATCGCCTATCGTCACGCGGCTGCGCCTCCGGGAAAGCGGTCAAGCGAGCCCGGCGGAGCGCAGCCGGCGATTGGACTCCTCGAAGACCCGCCTGGCATGCTCGAGGTCGAAAGGGCGTTCTTCGAGCGTCCGGGGGTCCCACTCGCTGCGGGGCACGCCGAAGAAGTCGCCCCCGTAGACGTGGAGGGCTGCGGTGATCTTTTCGAGCGGGTTTCTGACCGCGTGGATGACCGCTTCGCCGAGAGGGATCGTCTCCTTTGCCATGAGCGTCTTGTTCCCGTGCCCGATCAACCCGCGGCCGCCCCGGCGGTAAAAGGCGTTGTCCTCCTGTCCGACGTAGACGCCGATCACCGCCCACATCCGGTGGTCGTGCGGATAGAGAAGCATTCCCGGTCCCCAGAGAACCTTCAGAATCGTCAGCTGCTCCGAGCGATAAAGCGTTTCGATGCCGGCCTGTCTGGGCTCTCCCAGAGCCTTGAGAATCTCGCGGGGGCTTCCCACCGCTCGGGCAACCAGCTCCTTGATCGCCACGTGCTGGGATTTTTCCTTGAGCGCTCGCAGGCAATCTTCCTTGAACCGCTCCAGTGCGAACATAGAACTCTCCTCGCGTTTTTTGGGCGCCGAGCGTATTGTCCGCGCCGGGCGAGGGGTGGTTTCCGGAAGGAGGGATCGGCCGGCCGGCCGGATTCCTCACGCTAGGCCAAACAGGGGGAGGCGTCAAGGACCGCCGTCGACAACAGTCGCCATTTCGACCGGCGATGTGGTAATAACCG is a window encoding:
- a CDS encoding GH3 auxin-responsive promoter family protein — encoded protein: MELLIKAAAIVTGLEWARWERLTRAPQETQDRLLLDIIGRNRATRFGRDHGFDSIRTPGDYRKRVPVGDYERFRPYVERAADHGEPRALTAEPVLSFTLTSGSTGRPKLIPVTRTTRHNHRQLTRLWYYRALMDHPGLFGGKLLGVVSPAVEGHTPAGIPFGAASGLIYESSPLWIQNAAAVPYEVSRIKDFDAKYYVTMRLALEHDVSFLGTPNPSTILKLVETADRHKDELIKDIHDGSIGARWDVPASIRGELLRRLTKNPARASWLEKLAGSDGRLRPSAYWPGLQLIGCWKGGSVAVRLHELERWFDKTTAIRDLGYMASEAQMSLPVSDSGSAGILAIDKNFYEFIPESEIDAARPVTLDCSELEEGQVYYVVLTTAGGLYRYDINDLVRVAGFYNRTPLIEFVRKGRDVTSITGEKLHVNQVIEAMAQAQSAAGIAVRHFRAWADVERSRYAFCVEPVGAAPDTERLSQLLDALDAALQLANIEYREKRASRRLGEPVLCLMKAGWFERRSEAALHRGARDVQFKAPLLSTAAEDPAEIERIVGRAGNAGNEAGRGTEPADPGAGDRKLTHPR
- a CDS encoding dihydrodipicolinate synthase family protein, with amino-acid sequence MAHEEFSGVFPYLVSPVDGQGRIKDGVLARLVNDLIDKGVHGLTALGSTGEFAYLDRDQRRRIVEVVVNEARGRVPVVAGVAATTIADAVEQTKAYAALGADGILAILEAYFPVPEDGVVAYFTAVASSTRLPIVLYTNPHFQRSDLSLAAIERLAHVENIRYLKDASSDTGRVLSIINAVGDRMRVFSASAHIPACVMLIGGVGWMAGPACLVPRQSVRLYELCRAQRWREAMLLQRKLWQINQVFARYNLAACVKGGLELQGYDVGPPLPPQAPLSEVGRSEIRAILTRLGALGRKTRARERPRAKA